From the genome of Solanum dulcamara chromosome 12, daSolDulc1.2, whole genome shotgun sequence:
gcAACTATACGacgaatttattatttttgaaaaaagggGGAGTGTGTgtgaaaatatcaaacaaagGGCTTTGATAAATGGATAATTGCACTTTTCCTCCTTGAACTCTATGATTTCTACGGAATAACCCCCAACAAAGTTTCTTCCTTCatgttatttatctattttcagTATAATTTAATAACGTGTTTTGTTTTCATAATACTCAACATCAACATTATAATTTCACAAGTAGTAATAAATAGATATAAACATAGTCCGCACGATAAGAATGATTTAATTCGTGTCAGTGGACGATTTAACTTTTAAAAGCTTATGCAAAAAATGCTCTCGTTGAGAGTCGAACTCAAGACCTCCCGCTTACTAAACGGGTGCTCTAACCAACTGAGCTACGAGAGCTACTTGTTGCATAATTTTCAACATTTATTATATTATCAATTGACTATTACCAGTGTGTTAACACCAAGTGCACGCACCAATTAGCTTTGAAAAAACTCCCTGCAATCCTACGAGGTGAAGTTTATAGTAAAACTTCTACCGCTCAAATAGCTTTATTTTCCAAATAgagcattcatagcattttaaTATTGTCATGGTGACATTTATTATTGTATTTCCCTCGTTACAACATATTTCTTTTTCTAACACACTTTAATATGCTTTACTTGAATCTAGGATCTATTGAAAACAACTTTTCTATCTTTACAAGGTGATGGCGACTGGTGGGGATAAAGATTGCATACACATCACACTCTAAATTCCACTAATGGAATTACACTAAGTTACGAAGTTGTACTTTTTGTACAACCAATACCAACTTGGGATTGAGGTGTAATTGTTGATGTTCTCTCCACGATAAGCTAAACAACACTTTCTTACACCCCCACCCCCTAATGTATCAAGACATTTCAagtttcctgtctacttttgaAGGCCATCTCACAGACTCAGAGACATAAGTCTGCTTTAGACACTCAAGTAATTCAATTACATGGTTAATCAACCTGTCATGTCtagcaaaaataatattaagcTTTTGGGGCAAAAGAAAAGATAGGAGCAAGCATAACTAAGTTTTGATAAAAGGTCAAtctgtaagaaagaaaaatcagCAAGATCCTCATATAGCCGTGCCATAATCAAACTGTCACAAAGAAAAATCAACATAGCAAAGAAAGTTTAACAAGATTCTTGGATAGTTGAGCCATATTAAACTCCACAGTGCTTTCTTTCCTGACAACTAAATTTCGTCAACGTCCTAGACAAGAAAACAATCTATTCCACTTCTTGTAGGTAATCGTCGATTTCAGCTGGTGTGAGGACTCTGCAAAGAAATGAACTAGTAGATTAATGACCAGCTCAAAAAAAAGACATTATCTTTTGAATTTAAGGACAGGGAAAACACTTGCCTGAATACTTTGTCATTGCCAATGATGCCAATCTCAATGTTTTTTCCGGAGATCTGTCCCTCAAATCTGGATGGATACATAAAGTATAATTATCGTTAAGGATCTACTTCGAACCTCATTAAGATTAAGGGAAAAAATCAAATATTCTGATGCAATGCAGTGAGCGAGCAGTGATCACATTTGTAATGAACTGAAGATTCAAGTGCATGACAATTTCTGTGTATCCTACTTTTGAATTGACAAACAAGGTAATTCTGATGTTAACAGATGGATCAAAAATATCAGAGGGGACATGTAGAAACACACACTGCCAATGGGAGAAATTCGCAACTACAACAACAATGCATATGTGAAAAAAGTTGAGATGCTTACCCCTCCTTCAGGGTCAATATAGCAGTGTGTACAGCATCATCAAGTTCCAATTCCTCAGTGTACCTGAGAGAAGCTTGAATATCAGTTTTAAAAGCAAATAAAAATTCACCAGTAATCATAAAACCACTTCAGATTGGCTATTAGTTGGCAAATAACATCATAGTCCAATTTTTATTGGCACAATCTGGACAACATTTTACAGGTGGAAAAGCAAAAATACTTTACATCCTTCTGGGGCTACATTAGTTTCAACAATTCCAACCGCCAGTGGCTGCTACTATCAGCCAGAAATTAGCAAAAGCTCACAGGTGGATGCTTGCTTCAAAAACATGATCAGTTATTTACCACCTCTTTCACTTAACCCTCTGCTTTAGTAGAAGTCtggttcattcattcattcatgtGAAACTTGCAGACTTTATGATACCATGAATTCATCAATCAGTAGAGACTACACTAGACCACACTCTCTTATCCTTTTTCACCACCCTCTGACCCACCTCTTATCATGAAGGTTGGCTTGATAATTATACACTGAATCGTGACTTGGTGATGGCACATCCAAGCATAATAAGAATCATAATGGGTGATAACTGATGAGATTAAGATGATTCAAATTTATTAACCAAGGGCACACGGGATCTTTTACACACACTTACAGGAATACAACAAGAGGATTTAACAATTGACGCTCTAGTTCTGCTAACTGTCTTCTACTCCTAAATTCCACCTAACTTGATTATTGCAAAATGATGCAGGTTCCTCACTCACCAGCTTTACCTCCAACTAATACAAAGTTATACTCGCACTACATAATATATACACCAAACGTGTTACTTGTTTCCATGGCAAATCAAATGTCTCGACCACTTTTGGTAAAAAAACAGAAGGACAAGGATATAGTGTTTTAAGAACGTGAACAATTAAAGATGGAGAAAATTCGTTGTCGAAAAAGGATTGGGTGGAATTGGATGTTTGCGGGCATTATCGGAGGTAGTATAGTGTCATGGGATATGCCAAGTTTTTTAGAGTTAGTTCACGAGGTAGTGTCCAAGGAGAACCTTTTAAAACTTCTAATGGTATTTTTTGTAACTTGATCTGTGCTTGAAGTGTACTTTTGAATAGAGTAACTGTGATTGGAGTACCAGTACGACAAAAGCCTGATCAACTTGGGAAGCTAAAGCACAAAATGTGGGGTACAAAATTCCAAAAGCTACCTCTTCTCTAGAAATGTCTTCGCATTAGACACGTTCTTCCCCATGGCTGAGGCCTTCCAAGAGAAGTAAGAACCTGATGGATCCAcctaaatgagaaaaataaactGAATATCAAAACAGTTCAAGCACCATAAGTCAGGACCCTTTATAGGTTAAACAGGTCATACAAAGAGGTGTTCTCTACCATAATCAAGTGGGAGAAGAAAGAGGTGAAGCATGGGAATGAATGTATAGGCCAACCAACATTAGACAAGTATAGCTCATATGCACCATAATAACAATAAAGGACATAAAGAGACAAGTGAACACATTGGAACAAGAAGTAGATAATATACCTGATATAGTTGAGGACCCTTGTCATCATACCCCGCAACCAAGAGTGAAACACCGAATGGCCTTACACCACTGCATATAGAACAAAAAGGAATAGATAGAATTAAGAGATTGCAAGAAGAAGACTATACAGGATGACGACTCCTTGTGTATCTGACATTAAAAATCACACTGATAAAGACCAAGGAAATCTAGTTTAGTTTCATAACACGAGTAGCGTGCTTTCCAACTGATACTTTGAACCCAAGCAAAACAGAGAATGGAGAAGAGGAGTAAATACTAAGGAGAAACACAGAGAACCGAGAAGACAAGAAGATAAAAATTATAGCAGTATTTCCACTCTCTTCCCTTCTCACATGATATTCACATACAACGTAAAGCTGCTGCTTCTTTTACAAATTCTTTACTACCAACACCAACATACAAGTTTTAGAGTTTGCGTGCCTTCAACTACAACTGTGTAAACAAGGTTCCGTTAGAATATGAGGGCAAGGATGCTttcaatatatgtatataccaAGGAATTGGTTTATTACGCACACTATGGACCATTTTTTTCTACCATTCATTAATTCCATTTGAGGCAAAAATGTATCACCATATTCGTCACAAGCTCCCACATCTAACAAATGTTGTCAAAGTAATGTGCTTCAAGAATTTTAACAATGTCGAATCAATTAAGAACAGGCTGACTTCCTTCGACTTTTACCAGTAAATACATCATAGTGATGATTGACCATACTACTCAAAGAGGCCAACCACATCACttaataagaaaaatatcaaagtTAATGTTTGACAAGCCACAAAATGTGTCAATCAGCCTCACATAAGATAAAAACAACACAAATTAAATGATTTAAACAGAAGAAACAAGTAGAAGACGCAAATTGCTGATATATGACACTCCATGTTCAGTGAATTGTGATACGAAACAGCACTTACCCTGATTGGGTGAATTCCTGCATGACAGCAGCAGTTTCCCTCACCAGTTGTGTGACAGGTATTGATTCCTATATATAGATACATTAGGCAAAAATTATCTACATAAGTTATGCTTAAAAATTCAACATCAAACAGGCCTGATGCAACACCAGTAATATTACATTTAGCTGAAAAGGGacacaacaacaactactatGCTCCAATCCCAAACAAGTTGGGATTGGCTTTATGAATCTTCACTAACCATACTGCTCCTAGTTGAAAAATGACAAAGGAGGGAAAAAAACATCTCCCAGAAAGCAAGGAAAAAATGTACTCTTGACAGCAACAATATCAAGAAAACATCCTCTCAAATACTCCTTCAATGTCCTAATTATGTCAAATGTTTATTTTTAAGATAATTGTATCAAATGTCAGCATATTGGTTAGGGTATTGAACATTGGTTGATCTTAGCTTAGCATGCTAGCCACTGCTTCATTTTGTATAGTGATATATCAGCATATTGGTTAGGGTATTATATCACACAGTAACTCCAAACACAACATAAATCAATCTTAGCAATGGTAAAaactaatgcatactttataGAGTCGATAATACTGCTCAGCCTGCTTTCTACTTTTTCGCACCAAAACTCGAGAATCGGGGCCCATGCCGCTGCAACAAAGGTCATAAGTGTCAGTCAAGAATATGCCTTGACGACAAGAAAAATTAAGGAAGTAAAATTAAATCTGTTCAAGCTGGGTCCATCAAACTAAGGAGCTCAGGTAGGGAGAATATGCACTAAgtcacattttgatagtgaAAGCAAAGTCCTTTCCCGCACATTTTATAAAGTATGTTAAGCTGAGCCATCAAACTGTCAATGCGAAGATACATAAGATGTAAATATTACTGAACCTGATGCTGCTCGTTGTTAATAATACTGAGTTGGGATAATTAACTGAACTTGCACATTCTTTTCATGGAAATTCTGCTACCAAATTCCACAATCTATCAATTGTAAGTGTGATTCACATTTCACTGGATCAAATGTGAATAAATATCCAAGAGCCCCACCTCAATTTTTTGTATAGTTGGTAAAAAAACTTATTCTATTGAAATGAACCTCTAGTCATTTCATTGTTGACCTTAAACATGTGAGAGAAGAAACCATGAACTAGGtcaattaactaactaacaaaagAGCTCACCACCACAAAGGATGGTCATTCACAATCTGAAGAGAGTTTTAGGTACAACTCTAGCCATGTTCACCACACATCCTCATATCCTGGAATGTGATGAGGATAACTGGAGCGAATAAAGATATAGGATCTCACCTGTAAACTACTCCAATATTTGGTGTCAAAGTCTGAATCTTTTGCACCTGAATTATACATATAAAAGAGAGGGGATGAAAATGGTTACTATGACAAATGTTAAGGGATATACAGTGAAAAAGTGAGAAATCTATTGAAATTGCAATGTATTCCAAACAAACCAGTACTCACAAAGCTTACTACTAATATAGAAGCAAGAAAACAGGAAATAAGATCCATAGTTCTACAGTACAGAGGAGAAGCATTTAAGACCAACAACCATGACCTTGAATGCACTTTGATGCGGTGTAACTTATGACAGT
Proteins encoded in this window:
- the LOC129876833 gene encoding proteasome subunit alpha type-2-A, which produces MGDSQYSFSLTTFSPSGKLVQIEHALTAVGSGQTSLGIKAANGVVIATEKKLPSILVDETSVQKIQTLTPNIGVVYSGMGPDSRVLVRKSRKQAEQYYRLYKESIPVTQLVRETAAVMQEFTQSGGVRPFGVSLLVAGYDDKGPQLYQVDPSGSYFSWKASAMGKNVSNAKTFLEKRYTEELELDDAVHTAILTLKEGFEGQISGKNIEIGIIGNDKVFRVLTPAEIDDYLQEVE